A DNA window from Clavibacter sepedonicus contains the following coding sequences:
- a CDS encoding long-chain-fatty-acid--CoA ligase, with product MIFDADRPWVRSYADGVSADIPPVIGSLVDMVERSIQRHAKAVALEFFGRETTYREMGDHISRAAEGLRRLGVRKGDRVALVLPNCPQHIVAFYAVLRLGAIVVEHNPLYTPRELRHQFEDHGARVVIAWNTVVGTIQDMPRDVPVDTIVSVDLPAAMPLATRLKLRLPVPAARRARAAITAPVEDTVTWEQLVDHRRIAASRPKPELDDVAILQYTSGTTASPKGAILTHRNLHANAMQGRAWVPGLADGGETVYGVLPMFHAYGLTLCLTFAMAIGARLVLFPKFDVDLVLAAARKHPPTFLPAVPPIYERLARGAKEKRVDLTGVRFAISGAMNLPVSTVELWEGLTGGYLVEGYGLTETSPVALGNPIGPSRRPGTVGVPFPSTEVRVVDPEDPDVDRAPGEEGELLIRGPQVFQGYWRRPDETRAALLDGGWFRMGDIVRVDADGFTTIVDRMKELIITGGFNVSPSEVEDVVRGAPGVQGVAVVGLPSADGGEDVTAAVVLDPGARLDEAAIRAYCREHLTAYKVPRRVVRVDALPTSLIGKVLRRQVREDLQREG from the coding sequence GAAGGCGGTCGCGCTCGAGTTCTTCGGGCGCGAGACGACCTACCGCGAGATGGGCGACCATATCTCCCGCGCCGCGGAGGGCCTGCGCCGCCTGGGCGTCCGGAAGGGCGACCGCGTCGCGCTCGTGCTGCCGAACTGCCCGCAGCACATCGTCGCCTTCTACGCGGTGCTCCGGCTCGGCGCGATCGTCGTGGAGCACAACCCGCTCTACACGCCGCGCGAGCTGCGCCACCAGTTCGAGGACCACGGGGCCCGCGTCGTCATCGCCTGGAACACGGTCGTCGGCACCATCCAGGACATGCCGCGCGACGTGCCCGTCGACACCATCGTCTCGGTCGACCTGCCCGCCGCGATGCCTCTCGCCACGCGCCTCAAGCTCCGCCTCCCGGTGCCGGCCGCCCGCCGCGCCCGCGCCGCGATCACCGCGCCCGTCGAGGACACCGTCACCTGGGAGCAGCTCGTCGACCACCGCCGGATCGCCGCGTCCCGCCCGAAGCCCGAGCTCGACGACGTCGCGATCCTCCAGTACACGAGCGGCACCACGGCGAGCCCGAAGGGAGCGATCCTCACCCATCGCAACCTGCACGCCAACGCCATGCAGGGCCGCGCCTGGGTGCCCGGCCTCGCGGACGGCGGCGAGACCGTCTACGGCGTGCTGCCCATGTTCCACGCCTACGGCCTCACGCTCTGCCTCACCTTCGCCATGGCGATCGGCGCCCGCCTCGTGCTCTTCCCCAAGTTCGACGTGGACCTCGTGCTCGCCGCCGCGCGGAAGCACCCGCCGACGTTCCTGCCCGCCGTCCCGCCCATCTACGAGCGGCTCGCGCGCGGCGCGAAGGAGAAGCGCGTCGACCTCACGGGCGTCCGCTTCGCGATCTCCGGCGCCATGAACCTGCCGGTGTCCACCGTCGAGCTGTGGGAGGGCCTCACGGGCGGCTACCTCGTGGAGGGCTACGGCCTCACCGAGACGTCGCCCGTCGCGCTTGGCAACCCCATCGGCCCGTCGCGCCGGCCCGGCACCGTGGGCGTCCCGTTCCCGAGCACCGAGGTGCGGGTGGTGGATCCCGAGGATCCCGACGTCGACCGCGCGCCGGGCGAGGAGGGCGAGCTGCTCATCCGCGGGCCGCAGGTGTTCCAGGGCTACTGGCGTCGGCCCGACGAGACGCGCGCCGCGCTCCTCGACGGCGGCTGGTTCCGCATGGGCGACATCGTGCGCGTCGACGCCGACGGCTTCACGACCATCGTCGACCGGATGAAGGAGCTCATCATCACGGGCGGCTTCAATGTCTCCCCCAGCGAGGTCGAGGACGTCGTGCGCGGCGCGCCGGGCGTGCAGGGCGTCGCCGTGGTCGGGCTCCCGTCGGCGGACGGCGGGGAGGACGTCACGGCCGCGGTCGTGCTGGATCCGGGTGCCAGGCTCGACGAGGCCGCGATCCGCGCGTACTGCCGCGAGCACCTCACCGCCTACAAGGTGCCGCGCCGCGTCGTGCGGGTGGATGCGCTCCCCACCTCGCTCATCGGCAAGGTGCTGCGCCGCCAGGTGCGCGAGGACCTGCAGCGCGAAGGCTGA